CGTTGTTTCTGATAATAAGTGTCTTGGGCATATTTAATTTTCTGTGCTTGAatttttttcattctaaatTCTGGACAGCTTAcatacttgtttttttcatattggGCTCTCCAATTTAGGGCATGACACGGTGCACGCTGCTCTTTGCTCTGACTTGCTCTCCGCCTGGCTTTTTGTCGTCTGGCCTTACTCAGCTTTGAGAGATGATCTGCTGCTGGTGGGACAGCTGACATAGAGACATTCTCTACTGCTTGCGCCGCATTTGTAGCAGAGACACTTTTTGCTGCTGGTGCGACAGCTGTCCTGGAGATATTATCTTCTGATGACTGTTGCCAATGTTCACCAGAATCGACAGCTTCAAATGAAACGGGCACAAACTCATAGGAAGCAGAGGGTCCACGATTTGCAAACAGCTTGTGCAGGTGGTCAGCCAGGTCACTGATTTTAGAGAAGGTCTTCGTGATTGCAGTTCCATGGTGGTGTGGTAAGCCTGCTGCATCTCTGGTGTGGGAATCAAAGACTCCGTACCTTCCTGATCTGTCACGGAATACCGCGATGACCTCCGGAGTTATTACAATAAACAAATTCCACTGCTGGCTTCCAGGGCTGGGTGCTTGAGCTTTCAGGAGACCACATCTGACATCGGGCATGTGGACATTGTACATATTTCTGTCTATCAGGACTTGTTTGGGCATTTCTTCCACTGTCAGATGGTTACTTTGGAATCTGTTCTCCAGTATTAACTGTTGTTTGATTCCAACGTACAGTGAGTCTCCCTGTGCCAGCACCGTGTCGAGGGCAGTTGTGTTGAACTGACAGCCCTCATTCTCATAAGCCAGAAAAGTCAGGGACATGCAAGAACACTGGTGATTTCTAGAGAAATCTCTGTATCTCATGTCACTCTGACTATGACTGGCCCTCACAGTTTCAACACGCTGAGTACTTACCCTGACCTGAAATTAGGTTTTAAAGGATTACTTATTAGTATTATCATTACCATGTTTTTACCTATTATAAGCAGCATTGTTATCACtgttaacattattattattattattattattattactggtAGTAATAAGCACTAAAGATTATTCAAATTACACAATCTTAACATAGCAATTATTCAATATAATTTCCAACAAGTTTGCAATGTCAACTGAACATATGTAAAAAGAGATGACACAATCTTAAACCCACATTATTGTTAAACATACTTGACTAATCCATATTTGATCCATATTGATattaattcaaatgttttgAGACCATCATCTGTTCTCCTTTGTCACATGGTCCTCTTGAACAAAGTTTAAAGGAGGCTTTAAAAAATCTTTAAAGGAGGCTATGACCTTCACCAGACTGACTTGAGGATATTAACTGCACTTACAATAACAAGATAATAATATTCAGAAAACCTCTGTTCCATTACTTGTGTTTATCTTTTAGCAGTTGATAAAATTATATCAAACTATTTGTTGACTTTTGTTAATAATTTCACCTGTATTCACCTATCTCTTAATTAATTCTGTCCTTACAGTCTTTAATGACTATTTGTGCATTTCAGTATAAGTGAACCACACTCCCACAAAGACACTTTATtaaacagtaaatgtaaatgtccTTACCTCTTTAGCTGAGGAACGAGAGGTGGAAGGTGTGTCGTCCATGATCCAGGGCCAGCTGGTTGACAGGGGAGTTGGTGTCTGGACAGTCTGTAATTAGACATAATACCAATGAATATAAAGACATGGGGCAAGACAATGCACCAACTTGATAAAAGAAAAGTTTCTCAAACTTAAGTTATTCACTGGCATTTgtgaaatgcagagaaacatAATGGTATCAGAGATTTTAAATGAACCAGTTTTATTTAGATATAGCTGATTGAACTGtaaactttctgtgtgtgtcagttgtggAGGGGGGACAATACCTTAGCTGGGAAGGGAGAGTCACGGACTGCATCTGCTATGGTCCTGGATGGTCCAGCAGGTGAAGGGGTCTTAATCCTGGCCATCTGAAAACATAGAGCAAATGATTTAAGTGAACCACACTCCTACAAAGACACTTTTTATTAAGCCCCTGATATACCCAAATGTAAATTTCCTTACCTCTTCAGCTGGGGAACAAGAGGTGGAAGGTGCATCATCCGGGATCCAGGGCCAACTGGTTGATGAGGGAGTTGGTGTCCACACAGTCTGTAATTAAACataatacaaatgaatatttAGACATGAGGCAAGACAATGCACCAAGTTGATACACGAAAAGTTTCTCAAACTTGCTTAAGTTATTCACTGGCATTTgtgaaatgcagagaaacatAATGGTATCAGAGATTTTAAAGGAACCAGTTTTATTTAGATATAGCTGATTGAACTgtggcggcacggtggcgcagcaggtagtgcgcgtgcctcacagcaagaaggttgctggtaccctgggttgggcagggcctttctgtgtgaagtttgcatgttcttcccatgcatgcgtgggttctctccgggcactctggcttcctcccacagaccaaaaacatgctcgttaggttaattggtctctaaattgtccgtaggtgtgagtgtgagtgtgtgagttgtctgtctgtgtgtctgtgtatgtagccctgcgatcggctggcgaccggttcagggtgtaccctgcctctcgcccattgctagctgggataggctccagccccccgcaaccccgaaatgggatgtgcgggtaaagaagatgaatgaatgaatgaatgattgaactgtaaacattctgtgtgtgtcagttgacACACAGGGGAGACAATACTTTAGCTGGGAAGGGAGAGTCGCAGGCTGCATCTGTTATGGTCCAGGATGGTCCAGCTGGTGAAGAGATCTTAATCCTGGCCATCTGagaacacagagcaaaacatttAGTAAAATTAAGACTTTGATGAGACTATACGCTTTATTCAGGAGGAATAATATTTACCTTTGCTGCTGGTGAACAGCAGGGGGTTGCTGCATCACCCAAACTCCAGGACGACCTGGCTGGGGGTGATCCAACCAGCTGTGGACACATGATAATAAACATATTAAACTTCACATCTCTCGGTGAACACACTGCtatgtgtgattgtgtctgtTGTAGCATAGAGTAACACACGTTGTTCACTGAAGTttgggtgtggggggggtgtcCATCCTTGGTCCTGGACTGTCTCACTGCCGCGGGGGATGCCGTCTGACACACCAATTAAAACATAAGATCACTTACACTAAACATCAATATAATTACACGAGATACTCACTGGGCATGTAAATGAGTTCATTCAAAAGCTAAATATTAGTGGTAGTATTATTACAGCTACATTTGGAAAACATAAGCACGTCTCAATCTCGTCTAAATCAATACATACAATTTCAAACATGCAAGTAACCTCTTGTGCTGAAGAAGAGCTGTGCAGACaacttaattgaaaaaaaaacaaaacaaacaatcatagaaaaaaaaacaacaacacaaacataccATCTGAGCCAAATCAGCTGGGCTGGCAGGGGCCTCCTCCTCCGAACTCCAGGATAACCTGGATGGGGGTGATCTAACCAGCTGGTGACACATGAGAACAAATATATTAAATTTCAGACAGAGCGGACAGTTTAGCAATGTCTCTGTGAAGACACTGTAATCTGTAAacattcagagtgtgtgtcagttgtgGTAAAAAGTAGCATACGTTATTCACTGGAGACCGGTGGCTGCGGGGGGGGCGGTCCGTGGTCCTACGatgtctggctgctgctgaggaggccACCTGcaccaacaaataaaacacaacaccaaTTAATCCTAAATCATGTTACAATTATGTACATCTGTTCAAAACGTATTACTAATATTAATAGTATTGTGATTATTACTATAAAAATGTATGCAGTACTGTCAGAAATCAGGCGAAACTTTATAATACAGCCTGGAATAGATATAGACATATTAGACATTAGACATTTACCCTCTTGAACTTTGAAGGAGGCTTGCAGTCCGTGAGGCAAGACAGGTCAGATGGAGAGACATCCTCCATAGCACGCAGGACTGTGCTACTGAACCAGACTGGGTTCAGTGGAAGGAAGCACTCTTTCtcctgtgaaagaaaaacacaaagaacaatgAAGATTTAAATAGTAAGTTTAAAAGTTGAAATAGTAACCAATAAACAcgtcctaaaaaaaaaaaatagcatatCGCAATATAACACACCAGCTGCTGAGCCATCCTGGTCTGGGCTGAACCCTGGGACTGTGAGGGTTCACCAGGCTGGCTCTTCTGGAATGAAAAAAGCAGAGTCATATTGgattaaacaaaaaagcagaGTCATATTGGATTAAACAAAGAGATGCTTTTTAATTACTTCTGAATCACTtcagaaaaatgtacaaacacattACACTGTAATAATTACCTTGCCGCCCTGACCAGCAAGCCTCCACTCAAAGGGGTCAGGGGACGGTGGAGCAGGGACCTCTCCCCTCACTACCAGCTTAGGAGAGACTTTCCTAAGTGGCTGTGAAGGCCTGGGAGAGACCCGGGGCGTTGGAGATGGTGTCTCCAGTTGCTGCTTGGTAGCGGACCACAGCAACTGCACGAGGATCCCCATCCCCTCACGATCGCTCAGATGGAcctgcaaaatgacatttcatgtCCATTTGCAGACAAACTTTGACTCAAAAAAATTAGCTCCACTGAGCATTTCATATCAACACACAAGACATGCaaatttgaatttttatttcaGACACAGATATTCTACTTACACCATCTCTGCTCCACAGCTCCAGGCGCGTAAGGGGGAAGTGCTCCACTGTGGAGAAGTACTTCACACctaaaagtattttaaaaaattaaataaatagcAGTCATTATAGTGTCCATATATGCATTATGACTTTTAATTCATAATATATCTTAACAtatattttaagtacatttcttttcattttttatcctCTTCTACTATTTTTTCTCACCAAAGATGATATTTTTTTACATACCCATACGAGCTGCCACCCGGTGGTATTCCTGTCGAAGGAGGTCCTGGTAAGACTCCTCGACAGTCAGGCGGGGAGGGAAGTCGACCACGAAAAcctgtggaaaacaaaacatgattgttaccaaatgacattttcattcaaaatcaTACACGTTACAATAAATATGCATTATCTTAAAaaatctcatacatttaatctAATTACAGTAGTCACTATACTGAAACTAATAAAAATCCAGAATGAGCAAGAGATAAAACAAAGGTACCTTCAACCAGCGGCTCCTCACAGTAGTGAGGAGCTTAGTGTAATCGACGGCAGCCTCGTCGATGGTCCTGCTGGTGGTCAGGTTGTTGCTGGGAGccaccacacaaacagcctcaggGATCCGAGGAAGCACAGCATGTAGCACCTTGGTCCgcagctgagaggcagaggcCCCCGGGGTCGACATGACACCAAAGGAAAAGCTTCCCTCTGGCATCGCGACCAAACCATCTACAACGGCTCGTAGATGGGAGTCTCCGACAATCAGaacaaactgcaacaacaaagaTAATTTCTTTAGCATGAAAATCTTTAATTTCTCTCAAAATCAACTACTTCCTTTCTAAACTGGACAATAATAATACCTTCTTGTCATGAGTCTCAGGTGGGATGGCCAATTTGTGGCTGTGCCCAGTGAAGGGGGAAATTGGCCATCTCTGCACCCGGTGGCGGTAACCAGTACCGCGGCCTGtttataaaaagacaaaacagataaaaggtAAAAAATAATGCAGGAAATCCAACGAATAAATGTCTTGACAACAGCCATTCTTTTCTATGAGTTAAAAAAGCACACGTAAGAAAACCAGTTTAAAAACTCTCAATataccaaaaataaatacataaggttaattaatgattaattattaatttatcGATCGTTTAAGGATAAAGCAGGTGGATACTCACGTGCACGAAAATTGGCACGCACATCATCCGGGCTCCAGAACGGTCTGGTTGGTGGTGACGATCCAACCAACTGAtgacagataaaataaacacttttaaACTCAGACAATGTCTCAGTGTAGAaaccatgtgtatgtgtgtgagggttgtGGTAGGAACATATGTTGCTGACTGGAGCTCGGGAGCAGGGGGGGTGGGTCTGCCTGGTCCTGGACCCTCTACCTGGCGGGTTGGGCTCTCTGGACTCTCCGGCTGGGGGGGACACCCTCTGGACAGTCCAATAAAACATTAACACCAAATAACTTTAAGTCATGGTAGTTAAATACTAACTCACCAGTTAAGAAGAAAGTGATAACATTTCAACAGTCATTTTCATGCTAACAGTTGTCACTAAAACAGAGAAGCTTATCTACTGTGTAAGTACCTTCGGGGGGGGACTGGATggactcagctcctccaggttgAGCTTCCTCCATCGCAGCTTCGCCACCGTTGAACGCCTTCCCTTCCTCGGCATCCTGCTAGAGTAAACTTGTagacaaaaagagaacaaaaaaccTACTTCCcaaaaattaataaattcaaagtaatttgtaaaaatatattaatcTTCTGTAATTTTCGTTAATCCTTGATGTGAGCAGATCCAGTCTAACCTATCTAACTAACCTAAaacctaacctaaacctaaacctaccTTATCTAAAGTATCTAATCTAAAGTAATCTAAGTATCTAATCTAAAGTAATCTATTCTAAGATATCCTTATGTAGTATTTGTAAAGTGTGCAAGAGATTTGAGGATAGAAGAGAGAAGTAGATTTAGTGAGGAAGAAATGTGTGATGATGTTGCGTGTGATGAGATGAAGCTGCTCCGGGAATCCTGAAGACGATGAAGACAAGCGCTCAGAAAACCTTTGATCGTGATCAAAGAGGAACtacaataaaaagataaattTCCTTCAGTTACTTTCAGTCAGTGTCAGCAACAAGCTAACAGCATAATAGACATTACttttcatggtgtgtgtgtgttagtgtgtgagagagcacagAGCAGTGCCTGCTGCCATTTATcagtaaaatatgtttttcccCAGGACAGAGAATTCCTATAACACTATACACATATACTctcaattaaaaataaagctaTTAACTTACATGTGGTTAAATAGACGGTAGAtagtgtagcagaactggtctgtagctgaccctcttctaacctctttgcattgctcaggagaagtgtagtgataaaacaatcagacttttaagagttattgaccatctggaaggttcaccaaaaggtgtgaacccaggcagagacaggatgtctggttgagagacctcttatcacactctttcagggcaacaagagtcactgacaacacttttacttttaatttaaatctggtcaagacgttctcatggaggtgctaactctttcttgatagcccatgggagttaaggacaataaaactgcctggatggacgaatgccatgtctcaaaggaatctccaaaccagataatgctgatgggttgtaaattgaacattcctgaagcaaactgttctgtatgtctgtgtgtcttttgcttaacctaccaaattaaccaaatctcaatgtttgatttaaccgtagatgttattacattgctaagctcgtgatctgttcaataacaatgctttcctggtttttctaacttacagaatgacgaaactgtgaattaaactatttcaaaggttttctctgagtttctaccatgtaaccataccgccatctagaggttcatagcaattaggttgaatgtgcttagcggatacatttattaataagtaaccgtaatagcgataatcattttggcaaatatagtctgcccttctttatcccttcatcatattaaagtagttatactcTTAGTCAccatgtttattaggattagtgttagaaaatgacaccatgttcattgtttaatgttgtcgttattcataagaattgtctaacgcatgtagcgaacgcgcttgttgttgttgaagtgccattgaaaattgatcatttaaaatatattcgattgaccatagtgagaagcagatgagtccctcgtatgaatcattaaataattctcgctctgtaggatgaaatcacgttgcgcgtctgcgaaccatcctacatgcgtgacgtcctattgattagacacgccctggagcgatgataaagtagtCGCACGTAGctgacttcagttcagttctgttcagttttagtttagttttcttttcGTTCAAGTTTTCTTTTCGTCTtgttcagtttccttttctttctttcagttaatctaatttttgtgttaagttctttgtctttagttttcaagtatttttccgctccgtcgttttctcagtctttttgctgctgctcacaactacacagagtggcctgatttaattctgcagaaaacgcacttttctaatcttcgtgaaactttcatttttgctcgccacaccaagccgcataatttctatttttgttgttaaagtctagtcacgtaataataattttgaagacattttcgaccggccatcgaagagtttctcaatcttattattagtgtgtcaaaagccttgccaaacggccaacaactaactgactgcaccgaagacctgtagcctgctgctgacccgctggtccgggttaaagaaccatcagaagccgttcctcgtctgtaaccgacaccgaagaccctcagctcccgagacatccctgtccagcaccagctctcatcagcggttcgcttgattcgtcctgcagactgctgtacgggccagagtgacagacaacggcgcggagcctcttcgtgttagttcggagcagacctctaaggaacatcgctgacaaagtaggcatacctaagcggttttgaataagagttggtccgtgaggttgagatattgttaatttgtctaaattctctagatcgttcattcaacaaattaacttcatattcgcgtccccatttccctttaaaacctacttctcactatcgccaaactcattttaccatcctcttgccataagttcctctgtgcagtgtttgtgttaatctatatcatccatataatctatcgtatcattcatgattcatattcatctcattattgtgtttaataaataatcttttgcatacaagtcattgtccgacggtgtccttttgagctggatataagcaatccctgtactgagagttcacgccttagattatcagactgatctactgttgattcattcgttcactacatcagctttaacagatataatatataaaatccttcgtagctgacgaaggttggtgcccctagtaatattaacgaatgtaacattaatttagaggtaattcccctacaataGATAGATAGCTTTTAACTTAGCTTAAAGTATTTGTATGGAAAAGGCACAGTTAGAGgcattagcttttagctcaaCTTGATATTCTTGTATAAGAATGAACAGACTGTAAATGTTTTAATCCATTTTTATGAagttagacagacagatatatgAATAACTTTTAGCTTGGCTTAAAGTGTTTTATATGAAAAAGGCACAGCTAAAGtcattagcttttagctcagCTTATATTCTTGTACAAAAACGGACGGTCAAAATTTAACATAGTCTTACCCAAAATCATAAAAGTGTAATGACTCTAGCTTCAATAATATCATTTTTGCTAATGATTTATGCATGCTAGCGCTTAGTAGCTACCACAATTGAAGAGACAAAAGATGCATACTCTTACCTCTGATGAGATCAAGG
The Chaetodon auriga isolate fChaAug3 chromosome 3, fChaAug3.hap1, whole genome shotgun sequence DNA segment above includes these coding regions:
- the LOC143315457 gene encoding uncharacterized protein LOC143315457 codes for the protein MPRKGRRSTVAKLRWRKLNLEELSPSSPPPKRVSPPAGESREPNPPGRGSRTRQTHPPCSRAPLVGSSPPTRPFWSPDDVRANFRARRGTGYRHRVQRWPISPFTGHSHKLAIPPETHDKKFVLIVGDSHLRAVVDGLVAMPEGSFSFGVMSTPGASASQLRTKVLHAVLPRIPEAVCVVAPSNNLTTSRTIDEAAVDYTKLLTTVRSRWLKVFVVDFPPRLTVEESYQDLLRQEYHRVAARMGVKYFSTVEHFPLTRLELWSRDGVHLSDREGMGILVQLLWSATKQQLETPSPTPRVSPRPSQPLRKVSPKLVVRGEVPAPPSPDPFEWRLAGQGGKKSQPGEPSQSQGSAQTRMAQQLEKECFLPLNPVWFSSTVLRAMEDVSPSDLSCLTDCKPPSKFKRVASSAAARHRRTTDRPPRSHRSPVNNVCYFLPQLTHTLNVYRLQCLHRDIAKLSALSEI